In a single window of the Metopolophium dirhodum isolate CAU chromosome 2, ASM1992520v1, whole genome shotgun sequence genome:
- the LOC132939260 gene encoding uncharacterized protein LOC132939260, with the protein MVVKIIIIGAGVGGTAAAARLSKKGFQVEIYEKNSYNGGRCSLIHHNGHRFDQGPSLYLMPKIFEETFEDLGEDIKNHIDLLKCPSNYSVHFHDGETFELTTDISKLSRSLEKYEGSGESTLINFLRYLKETHVHYQRGVKVALKTDFQHWYDFFNPKFLPDIIQLHLLDTVYARVCKYFKSDYMRKAFSFQTMYLGMSPYDGLAVYSLLQYTEIAEGIWYPKGGFHKVLESLENIAVQHGAKFNYNADVQEIIVDDKGVAKGIKMVNGDVVNSDIVICNADLVYAYNKLLPKTSYAEKLGKKELTSSSISFYWSMKTIVSQLKVHNIFLADKYKESFDQIFKDHTLPDEPSFYVNVPSRIDPTAAPEGKDTIIVLVPVGHISNVPNIDFDQHVKKARKQVIDTIEKRLKISNFRSMIDHEIVNDPRTWQNNFNLWKGSILGLSHSLFQVLWFRPSLKCKLFENLYFVGASVQPGTGVPIVLCGAKLLEKQLCDRFLNSKVTISSWTKYVSFLMGIIIALLIFCTSVF; encoded by the exons atggtGGTTAAAATTATCATCATCGGAGCTGGAGTTGGTGGTACAGCAGCAGCTGCTAGACTTAGCAAAAAAGGATTTCAAGTAGAAATTTATGAGAAAAATTCATATAATGGTGGAAGATGTTCACTCATTCATCACAACGGACATCGATTTGATCAAGGCCCATCATTGTATCTGATGCCTAAAATATTTGAGGAGACATTTGAAGATTTGGGAGAGGACATTAAAAATCACATCGATTTATTGAAGTGTCCTTCTAATTACAGTGTACATTTTCACGACGGGGAAACATTCGAACTTACCACAGATATATCAAAATTATCTCGTTCTTTGGAAAAATACGAAGGCAGTGGTGAATCaacattgattaattttttgagatatttaaaGGAAACCCATGTACACTATCAAAGGGGCGTTAAAGTTGCACTCAAAACCGATTTCCAACATTGGTATGATTTTTTCAATCCAAAATTTTTACCAGACATAATCCAACTACATCTATTGGACACTGTTTACGCCAGAGTTTGTAAGTATTTCAAGAGTGACTACATGAGAAAGGCGTTTTCATTCCAGACTATGTACTTggg aatgTCACCGTATGATGGCTTAGCTGTATATAGCTTACTTCAGTACACTGAAATAGCTGAAGGGATTTGGTATCCGAAAGGAGGCTTCCATAAAGTTTTGGAAAGTCTTGAAAACATTGCTGTACAACATGGGGCAAAGTTCAATTATAATGCCGATGTCCAAGAAATAATAGTGGATGACAAAGGAGTGGCAAAAGGAATCAAAATGGTGAATGGTGATGTGGTAAATAGtgacattgtaatttgtaatgcaGATCTCGTATACGCGTACAACAAACTTTTGCCAAAAACGTCATACGCTGAAAAACTCGGGAAAAAAGAACTGACTTCGTCCTCGATATCATTTTATTGGTCCATGAAAACAATTGTGTCACAATTGAAAgttcacaacatttttttggcCGACAAATATAAAGAAAGTTTCGATCAAATATTCAAGGATCACACGTTGCCCGACGAACCATCGTTTTATGTTAACGTACCTAGTCGCATCGATCCGACAGCGGCGCCAGAAGGAAAAGACACAATCATTGTTTTAGTACCGGTGGGGCATATATCAAATGTTCCTAATATTGATTTCGATCAACATGTGAAGAAAGCTAGGAAACAAGTAATCGATACAATAGAAAAAAGATTGAAGATATCCAACTTCAGAAGTATGATCGATCATGAGATAGTGAACGATCCGAGAACATggcaaaacaattttaatttatggaaAGGGTCTATACTAGGATTATCTCATTcattatttcaagttttatggTTCAGACCTAGtttgaaatgtaaattatttgaaaacttaTACTTTGTCGGTGCTTCGGTGCAGCCTGGTACTGGTGTGCCAATAGTTTTATGTGGTGCAAAATTGCTAGAAAAACAGTTGTGTGATAGGTTCTTGAATAGTAAAGTTACAATAAGCTCATGGACGAAgtatgtttcatttttaatggGTATCATTATAGCACTTCTGATTTTTTGCACttctgtattttaa
- the LOC132939728 gene encoding protein BUD31 homolog, producing the protein MPKVRRSRKPPPDGWELIEPTLEELEQKMREAETESHEGKRKVEALWPIFKIHNQKSRYIYDLFHRRKAISRELYDFCLQEKIADQNLIAKWKKQGYENLCCLRCIQTRDTNFGTSCICRVPKSKLEEGRIVECVHCGCRGCSG; encoded by the exons atgccGAAAGTTCGTAGAAGCCGAAAACCGCCTCCTGATGGATGGGAACTTATAGAACCTACGCTAGAAGAATTGGAGCAAAAAATGAGAGAAG CTGAAACTGAATCTCATGAAGGCAAACGTAAAGTAGAAGCATTGTGgccaattttcaaaattcataaCCAGAAATCAagatatatttatgatttgtttCATAGACGTAAAGCTATTTCTAGAG aatTGTATGATTTCTGCCTGCAAGAAAAAATTGCAGATCAAAATTTAATAGCAAAATGGAAAAAACAAGGTTATGAAAACCTATGTTGCCTTCGTTGTATTCAAACTAGGGATACAAACTTTGGAACTAGTTGTATATGCAGAGTCCCAAAATCTAAACTAGAAGAA ggTCGAATTGTGGAATGTGTGCATTGTGGATGTAGAGGTTGTTCCGGCTAA